In Cyanobium sp. AMD-g, one genomic interval encodes:
- a CDS encoding ferritin produces the protein MKELTSAINQHLAAEFQAGHTYLAMSIWLREKDLAGFSTYMHGKSQEERDHAARMIAYLVDSDEQVELPTIDAPERSWPSVQTLFDQVYEMEKGVTASINRLYAMAETVGERSATAMLDWFVAEQLQEEAEARFVRKRLRLAGDNSAALLLLDQQFLEGTALTHVKGGLSGTRGA, from the coding sequence GTGAAAGAGCTCACCAGCGCCATCAACCAACACCTGGCTGCTGAGTTTCAGGCCGGCCACACCTATCTGGCCATGTCGATCTGGCTGCGGGAGAAGGATCTGGCGGGATTTTCCACCTACATGCATGGCAAGAGCCAGGAGGAGCGCGACCATGCGGCCCGCATGATCGCCTACCTGGTGGACAGCGACGAACAGGTGGAATTGCCCACGATCGACGCTCCGGAACGCAGCTGGCCCTCGGTGCAGACCCTGTTCGACCAGGTGTACGAGATGGAAAAGGGGGTCACCGCCTCGATCAACCGTCTCTACGCCATGGCCGAAACCGTTGGTGAGCGCAGCGCCACCGCCATGCTCGATTGGTTCGTGGCCGAGCAGCTCCAGGAGGAAGCCGAAGCCCGCTTCGTGCGCAAGCGCCTGCGCCTGGCCGGCGACAACAGCGCCGCCCTGCTGCTGCTGGATCAGCAGTTCCTGGAGGGGACCGCCCTGACCCACGTCAAGGGCGGTCTCAGTGGCACCAGGGGGGCCTGA
- the pstS gene encoding phosphate ABC transporter substrate-binding protein PstS, whose amino-acid sequence MTFAKKALILSAAGAVTAGLAVPVIAQSNSISGAGATFPAPAYQRWAVEFAKQTKRQVNYQSVGSGAGVRQFHAGSVDFGATDEELSASKGEFTKGVTAQRGALQIPMMGGTVTPAYNNPGCKNLKLTQTQVADIFLGKIKTWDQLKCGKGPITVAHRSDGSGTTYVFTNSLSCFSPEWKSKVGTGKAVKWPVGVGGKGNEGVAGVIQNTPGSMGYLNQAFVKGKITPAAVQNKAGKFVLANDITGAAALNSVKLDARLGGEDCNPAGANSFPIASFTWILAYQRGNGDKAGTIRQFLTWGLSPKGQAIAKSLDYVPLTGAVLARARAEVAKIGK is encoded by the coding sequence ATGACCTTCGCGAAGAAGGCCCTGATTCTCTCCGCCGCCGGTGCTGTCACCGCTGGACTGGCGGTTCCGGTGATCGCCCAGAGCAATTCCATCAGTGGAGCCGGGGCCACCTTTCCCGCACCGGCCTACCAGCGCTGGGCCGTTGAGTTTGCCAAGCAAACCAAGAGGCAGGTCAACTACCAGTCGGTCGGTTCAGGAGCCGGTGTTCGCCAGTTCCATGCCGGCAGCGTTGACTTCGGCGCCACCGATGAAGAGCTGAGCGCCTCCAAAGGTGAATTCACCAAGGGCGTGACCGCCCAGCGTGGTGCCCTGCAGATTCCGATGATGGGTGGCACGGTCACCCCCGCCTACAACAACCCCGGCTGCAAGAACCTCAAGCTCACCCAGACCCAGGTCGCCGATATCTTCCTGGGCAAGATCAAGACCTGGGATCAGCTGAAGTGCGGCAAGGGCCCGATCACGGTGGCCCACCGCTCCGATGGTTCCGGCACCACCTACGTCTTCACCAACTCCCTGTCCTGCTTCTCGCCGGAGTGGAAGAGCAAGGTGGGTACCGGCAAGGCGGTCAAGTGGCCCGTGGGTGTCGGCGGCAAAGGCAATGAGGGCGTGGCCGGCGTGATCCAGAACACCCCCGGCTCGATGGGCTACCTCAACCAGGCCTTCGTGAAGGGCAAGATCACCCCCGCCGCCGTTCAGAACAAAGCTGGCAAGTTTGTGTTGGCCAACGACATCACTGGCGCTGCCGCACTCAACAGCGTCAAACTGGATGCCCGCCTCGGCGGTGAAGACTGCAACCCGGCCGGCGCCAACAGCTTCCCGATCGCCTCGTTCACCTGGATCCTGGCCTATCAGCGGGGCAATGGCGACAAAGCCGGAACCATCCGTCAGTTCCTGACCTGGGGCCTGTCTCCCAAGGGTCAGGCGATCGCCAAGTCGCTCGACTACGTGCCCCTCACGGGCGCTGTGCTGGCTCGGGCTCGCGCCGAAGTGGCCAAGATCGGTAAGTGA
- a CDS encoding CsbD family protein, producing MSNKFDAAAKDAEGKIQSAVGSLTGDKGQQLKGEAKQVQADAMKAVAKLKEEAKKAASKLADATE from the coding sequence ATGTCCAACAAATTCGACGCCGCGGCCAAAGATGCTGAAGGCAAAATCCAGTCCGCCGTCGGCTCCCTCACCGGCGACAAGGGCCAGCAACTCAAAGGAGAAGCCAAACAGGTCCAGGCCGACGCCATGAAGGCGGTGGCCAAACTGAAAGAGGAAGCCAAGAAGGCGGCCAGCAAGCTTGCTGATGCCACCGAATAG